TGcctatagaaacacagaaaacctacagcacaatacaggcccttcagcccaccaagctgtgccgatcatgtccttaccttagattACCTCAgcttacccatagacctctatttttctaagctccatggatccatccaggagtctcttaaaagaccctattgtttccacctcgaCCACCGCCGCCAGGAGCCAAGTcatcgcactcaccactctctgcgtaaaaaaaaaaaaaaaaaaatctcttctgcaccttcttccaagcaccttaaaactgtgccctctcatgctagccatttcagccttggggaaaagcctctgattatccacacgatcaacgactgtcattatcttgtacacacctatcaggtcacctctcatcctccgtcactccaaggagaaaaggccgagttcactcatcctattctcataaggcatgctccccaatccaggcaacatccttgtaaatctcctctgcaccctttccatggttaccactccttcctgtagtgaggcgaccaggattgagcacagtactccaggtggggtctgaccagggacctGCATATCTgccacattacctctcggctcttaagctcaatcccacagttgatgaaggccaatgcaccatatgccttcttaaccagagtccacctgcgtagcagctttgagtgtcttatgggcttggaccccaagatccctctgatcctccacactgccaagtgtcttaacattaatgctatattctgacatcatatttgacctaccaaactgaaccacctcacacttacatgggttgaactccatcttctacttctcagcccagttttgcatcctaccaatgtcccgctATAACTTCTGACAgtactccacactatccacaacacgtcCACCCTTGGTTttaccagcaaatttactaacccattcctccacttcctcatccaggtcatttataaacatcatgaagagtaggggatcccagaacagatctctgaggcacaccagtggTCACAAActgccatgcagaatatgacccatctacaaccactctttgccttctgtgggcaagcctgtttctggatccacaaaggaatgtctccttagatcccatgcctccttactttctcaataagtcttgcatggggtagcttatcacatgccttgctgaaatccatatacattatatcttgggctctaccttcatcaatgtgtttaatgaaatcctcaaaaaatttaatcaggctcgtaaggcacgacctgcctttgacaaagccaagctgactattcctaatcatattatgcctctccaaatgttcataaatcctgcctctcaggatgttctccatcaacttaccaaccactgaagtaagactcactggtctgtaatttcctgggctatctctactccctttcttgaataagggaacaacctccgcaaccctccaatcctccggaacctctcccgttgttattgatgatgcaaagatcctcgccataggctcagcaatctcctccctcacttccagcaATAGCcagggtacatcccgtccggtcccagtgacttatccaacttgatgctttccaaaagctccagtacatccttaatatctatatgcacaagcttttcagtcacctgcaagtcatccctacaatcgccaagatcctttcccgtagtgaatactgaagcaaagtattcattaagtacctctgctatctccttcggttccatacacactgttgcactgtcacacttgattggtcccattctctctcatcttatcctcttgctcttcacatacttgtagaatgctttagggTTTTCcgtaatcctgtctgccaaggccttcacatggcatcttctggctctcctaatttcattcttaagcttcttcctgctagccttttaatcttctagattcatatcattacctcgttttttgaacctttcgtaagctcttctatcttcttgactggatttacaactgcctttgtacaccacggttcctgtaccctaccgtcctttccctgtctcattggaatgtacctatgcagaaccccacacaaatatcccctgaggatttgctacatttcttccatacatttccctgggaacatctgtttccaacttatgcttccaagtttgcctgaatagcctcatatttctccttactccgattaaacgtttccctaacttgtctgttcctatccctcccttatactatggtaaaggagatagaattgtgatcacgatgtccaaaatgctctcccactgagagacctgacacctgaccaggttcatttcccaataccagatcaaatacaagtctctcctcttgtagggttatctacatattgtgtcatgaaaccttcctgaacacacctaacaaactcaaccccatctaaactcctcactctagggagatgccattcAATATTTAggcaaattaaaatctcccaccacaacaaccctgttattgttacatctttgcagaatctgtctccccacctgctcctcgatgtcactgttactattgggtggtcgataaaaaacaccctgtagatttattgatcccttcctattcctaacttccacccacagagactctgtagacaacccctccctcacttcttccatttctgcagccatgatactatccctgatcaacagtgtcacgcccatacctcttttgcctccttccctgtcctttctgaaacatctaaagcctggcacttgaagtagctatTCTTGCCCCTGCAAcatccaagtctccgtaatggccacaacatcatagctccaagtgctgatccatgctttaagctcatccgcatttttcataatactccttgcattaaaatagacacatctcaaaccatcggtctaagCGCGTCCCttgtctatcacctgcctattctccttttccaagctttctctatctgagtgccaacctccctttcctccgtcacttcactTCAGTTCCTACCCCCTACAGtgctagtttaaactctctccaacagccttagtaaacctccccgccaggatattggtccccttgggattcaagtgcaatttGTCctgtttgtacaggtcacgcctgccccaaaagaggtcccaaagatccagaaatctgaatccctgacccctgctccaatccctcagccaggcatttatcctccacctcattctattcctgtactcctgagattactacctgtGAGGTCCTGCTGCTCAACTTCCTTCCAAACTCCctgcagtctgttttcaggacctcctccctttttctacatatgtcattggtaccaatatgtcccacaacctctggctgttctcctacCTACTTCAGGGTAtcgtggatgtgatcagaaacttcccacaccctggcacctgggaagcaaactaccatccgtgtttcttacCTGTGTCGACAGAATCGCTTGTCCAACcgcctaactatagagtcccctatcactgctgccatcctcttcctttccctgcccttctgagccacagggtcagactctgtgccagaggcgtggccactgtTGTTTCCCCAGGAAGGTTGTtcacccccccaacagtactcaaacaggagtacttattgttatgtGTGACAGaaactggggtactctctagcaacaggaattctgcagatgctggaaattcaagcaacaaacgtaaaagttgctagtgaacgcagcaggccaggcagcatctctaggaagaggtgcagtcgatgtttcaggccgagacccttcgtcaggactaactgaaggaagagtgagtaagggatttgaaagttggagggggagggggagatctaaaatgataggagaagacaggagggggagggatggagccaagagctggacaggtgataggcaaaagggatacgagaggatcatgggacaggaggtccgggaagaaagacaaggagggtgtgggggggggtacctagaggatgggcaaggggtatattcagagtgacagagtgagaaaaaggggagagagagaaagaatgtgtgtataaaagtaagtaacagatagggtacgagggggaggcggggcattagcggaagttagagaagtcgatgttcatgccatcaggttggaggctacccagacggaatataaggtgttgttcctctaacctgagtgtggcttcatctttaaagtagaggaggccgtggatagacatgtcagaatgggaatgggatgtggaattaaaatgtgtggccactgggagatcctgctttctctggtggacagagcataggtgttcagcaaagcatctcccagtctgtgtcgggtctcgccaatatacaaaaggccacatcgggagcaccggacgcagtatatcaccccagccgactcacaggtgaagtgttgcctcacctggaaggactgcttggggccctgaatggtggtaaggaaggaagtgtaagggcatgttaagcacttgttccgcttacacgaataagtgccaggagggagatcagtagggagggatgggggtgacgaatggacaaaggagtcatgtagggagcgatccctgtggaatacagggtggggggagggaaagatgtgcttagtgttgggatcccgttggaggtggtggaagttacggagaataatgtgttggacccggaggctggtggggtggtaggtgagcaccaggggaaccctattcctagtggggtggtgggaggatggagtgagagcagatgtacgtgaaatgggggaggtgtgtcagtattacagttgaacaaagagaACTATGGTgctgtgagggaggagctggccaaagttcagtggaacaatatcctagcagggatgacagtggaaaagcaatggcagtgtttctgggaataatgcggaaggtgcaggatcagttcattctaaagaggaaggaagatcctaaggggagtaaggggaggccgtggctgacaagggaagtaatggacagtataaaaataaaagagaagtataacatagcaaagatgagtgggaagctggaggattgggaaacttttaaagagcaacagaaggtaactaaaaaggcaatacgcggagaaaaaatgaggtacgaagataaactagccaagaatataaaggaggatagtaaaagcttctttaggtatgtgaaaagggaaaaaaaaaaatagttaagaccaaaattgggcccttgaagacagaaacgggtgaatttattatggggaacaaggaaatggcagacgagttgaacaggtaccttggatctgtcttcactggagaagacacaaacaatctcccagatataatagtggccaaaggacctagggtaatggatgaaatgaaggaaatttatatctGGCAGGAAATattgttggatagactgttgggtctgaaggctgataagtccccgggacctgatggtctgcatcccagggtacttaaggaggtggctttagaaatcgtggatgcattggtaatcattttccaatgttctatagattcaggatcagttcctgtggattggagggtggctaatgttgtccctatcttcaagaagggaagaagagagaaaacagggaattatagactagttagcctgacgtctgtggtgggaaagatgctggagtcaattataaaagatgaaattacgacacatctggatagcagtaacaggatcggtccgagtcagcatggacatacaaaggggaaatcgtgtgtgactaatcttctggaattttttgaggatgtatctatgaaaatggacaagggagatccagtggatgcagtgtacctggactttcagaaagcctttcatAAAGTCCCacaaaggagattagtgggcaaaattagggcatgtggcattgggggcagagtactgacatggattgaaaattggctggctgacagaaaacaaagagtggtgattaacgggtccctttcggaatgacaGGCAACCAGTGGgttaccgcagggttcagtgatgggaccacagctgtttacaatatatattaatgatttagatgagggaattataagtaacattagcaaatttgccgatgacacaaagctgggtggcagtgtgaaatgtgaggaggatgttatgagaatgcagggtgacttggacaggctggttgagtgggcagatgcatggcagatgcagtttaatgtggataaatgtgaggttatccactttggtggtaagaacaggaaggcagattattatctaaatggagtcaagttaggaaaaggggaagtacaacgagatcgaggtgttcttgtacatcagtcactgaaagcaagcatgcaagtacagcaggcagtgaagaaagctaatggcatgctggccttcataacaaggggaattgagtataagagcaaagaggtccttctgcaattgtacagggtcctggtgagaccagacctggaatactgtgtgcagatttggtctccaaatttgaggaaggacattcttgctattgagggagcgcagcgtaggttcacaaggttaattctcgggatggcgatgttgaaagattggagcgactgggcttgtatactctggaatttagaacgctgaaaggggatcttattgaaacatataagattattaagggattggacacgctggaggcaggaagcacgttcctgctgatgggtgagtccagaaccagaggccacagtttaagaataaggggtaggccatttagaccggagttgagtggtggatatatggaatgcctgccccagaagactgtggaggccaagtctctggatgctttcaagaaagagatggatagagttcttaacaatagcggaatcaaaggttatgggggtaaggcaggaactggatactgattgtggatgatcagccatgatcacagtgaatggcggtgctggctcgacgggtcgaatggcctactcctgcacctattgtctattgtatgtTCCTGCTCGTTTAAACCCTTCCGTGCAGCTGGAGGGAATCTCCCCGTAAACATATTGTCTCCCCTCCACCTTGGACCCGTCTCCCCTTCATTTCGAGAGTCCAATGATCCTTGTACCTGaagcccccacccaccccacaccagctcctcagccacaccttTACCTGGGCTTTCGAAGGCGCCAGAAGCGCGGTCTATATATCTGGTTATGTATCCTGTTCCTGTATGTGACCGGTCTTTCATTTCCCTGGGGACTCAGAGGAACAAATGTTCTAATGAATCAATCCTCTCATCACTGGAAGTGACTGCACCCTCGCCCACCAACTGCTGTGTGTGAGGGCGCTCGCACTGGTCATGGAGCCGGGAGGGACAGACCGAGGTCCTCCGGGATTTGTAGAATGGAAAAGCACTTCCTATAATTTAAAGCAGGAGAATCAGCAAAAACCCAGAAACCGTTCAGTACGTACGTGGTGTGTGAGGGAGTTTTGTTTTTCGCTGGAGCGCTTTGTGTCAGATGAATCGTTGGAAATTGGCGGTTGTGGTAAAGTGAAGGCGGAGCTGGACGATGAGAGGCCGCTCTCGGCTCTGTccgtcactctgactctgtctcctcccctccccgcctctgtctctctgcgcgtttctcgggcaggtcggggcgctgtgtataaaaggagacagcagcaggcagtttgtcagtgagcagcgacctgagtgaagcagcatcatgtctggcagagggaaaggaggcaaAGGACTGGGCAAAGGCGGAGCCAAGCGGCACCGTAAAGTGCTCCGTGATAACATCCAGGGCATCACCAAACCGGCCATCCGCCGTCTGGCTCGCCGTGGCGGCGTCAAGCGGATCTCGGGTCTGATCTACGAGGAGACCCGCGGGGTGCTGAAGGTTTTCCTGGAGAATGTGATTCGGGATGCGGTCACCTACACTGAACACGCCAAGCGCAAGACGGTGACTGCCATGGATGTGGTGTACGCTCTGAAACGCCAGGGCCGCACTCTCTATGGCTTCGGCGGCTGAAAAACTCCCACTTCCTCCCGAGCACGAAacaaaggctcttttaagagccaccCACCGCCTCACTGACGGAGCCGTATCCACACACAAAATTTTGATTATTTTTTATCGATACATTCATCTGAGTTACATTTGCAACAGATTAATCGGTTCCGCTTGAAATCAACCTGCGAACCTACCTTTCCAGTCCGTGATTACAATAAAATCTCTGAATTCATTAAGGTCGATCTTAATCCTTTTATCCGTCTCGGACAGAAATAAGTTCACTCGTTTAGAGAAACGATTCcgtaattatgcatttaaatcttAACTGAGGGATTTAGATATTAAATAAAAGTGAAATTGTATAATCCGTGATAGAATtaattgcaaataaaaataatcaggCAGTTGCTGGCTGCTCTGAAATTGGCGGGCGATTTGAACTGTATCCCGCGCTAATCACATTGCATTCTGATTGGATGACCTCCGACCGCCAGTTAAGAGTTTCTCATTTGGCCCTTAATTGTTATTCGCCATCAGCCTGCATGAAATGAGTCAACCAATCGCAGAAACTAGATCCTTTAATAGACACCTGATGACGAGCCAATAAGAGGCGATGGGACAGTCCTTCTCAAACAGTATATAGTTACGTCCCTGAACCCGTTCCGTCTATATTGTTCCTGTATTTCAGCCTGTGTTCTCGGCTCTGAAGGAGAATGGCCCGCACCAAGCAGACAGCGCGTAAATCGACCGGAGGGAAAGCTCCTCGTAAACAGTTAGCAACCAAAGCGGCGCGGAAGAGCGCTCCAGCCACCGGCGGAGTGAAGAAGCCTCATCGCTACCGGCCTGGCACCGTGGCTCTGCGGGAGATCCGGCGCTACCAGAAATCCACCGAGCTGCTCATCCGCAAACTTCCCTTTCAGCGCCTGGTGCGGGAAATCGCTCAGGACTTCAAAACCGATCTGCGCTTCCAGAGCTCTGCCGTCATGGCCCTGCAGGAGGCTAGCGAGGCTTACCTGGTCGGGCTGTTTGAGGACACCAACCTGTGCGCCATCCACGCCAAGCGAGTCACCATCATGCCCAAGGACATCCAGTTGGCCCGCCGCATTCGCGGGGAGCGCGCCTAAACCCGGCCTCCACACCAAGCACAAgaaaaggctcttttaagagccactacCACAGCAAAGGAAAGGGCTGTCGCTTGCTGATCTGTGTATTATTGTAGTGGCGATCTGCCCTCCTGATGGGGTTATTTGGTTTTGCACTAACTGACCGCGATCATCAGCTGTTCTGTGCCGTCAGGTTGATTCAGCGAGGGAAAGGAGATGAACGCGCTCCCTCCCCGTCAGGGTCTCACCTGGCCCTTCATTTCTCCCACAAACCTGGCATGTACAGCTGCTGCGGCTGTTACCGTTTTGTTTGCTTTGGACATGCCCGGCTGTCTTTGCAGTGGGAGCATGTGGTCGCGCTGGGAACAGAGGGGGATTTCCTGGAGCGGTGATCCCAGGCAATAGtggttattgttttttttttaatttgctttcCCTCTCTTGTACATATTTGATGTTGGTGTTTTGTGTGAATAAATTTATGTAGTTTTGTGGCTGGTAACTGAATGAAGGTCAGTCGGCAATGTCACGGGGTAGTTTATCATATATCTTCCCCCTGCAGTCCATCCCCAGAGACAGATCCCTCTCTCAAGAcgccccctcccctctcacatGGGTTTCAGCAGTTCCCAATCAACTCAGCAGAATCGGGCTTTGGGGTGTGAGGCGCGTAATCTCCGCTGGAGTCAgtgtctcagtcactctctcccgGCATGGGAGAAGGGACTGGGTTTACACCTACATCACATGTCTCTcaatctcaatctctctctctcacacacacacaccctgagtgAAACTGTGTTTCACTTCAAATCTGGGACGTCACGGCGGCACCGAATGTCAGCGAAGTACCGGGAATATCGGGTTTTATGGGAGAAGTTCCCCCGGAAAACTAAGTCGGACCCGCAGCGGGAATCACAATAT
The sequence above is a segment of the Mobula birostris isolate sMobBir1 chromosome 28, sMobBir1.hap1, whole genome shotgun sequence genome. Coding sequences within it:
- the LOC140189195 gene encoding histone H4; the encoded protein is MSGRGKGGKGLGKGGAKRHRKVLRDNIQGITKPAIRRLARRGGVKRISGLIYEETRGVLKVFLENVIRDAVTYTEHAKRKTVTAMDVVYALKRQGRTLYGFGG